One segment of Actinomycetota bacterium DNA contains the following:
- the acs gene encoding acetate--CoA ligase gives MIKEESVEVSEAQIAVHWQEERYYYPLAQFIAQANMTDSSIFERFSLENFPECFKEYADLLTWYKYWHTTLDTSNAPCWEWFVGGKINACYNCVDRHLAKYKNKAAIIYVPEPENEPYVFLTYQELYIRVNELAVLLKDFAGLKTGDRVTFHMPMVPELPITMLACARLGIIHSEVYGGFSGQACGERIADSGSHVFITIDGYYRSGKLLDHKEKADIAVRIAQEKGQAVDKVLVWRRYPGKYVSKTPMIEGRDYFMDEVLKNYHGKKVEPVHMPAEAPLFLMYTSGTTGKPKGCQHSTGGYLAYVAGTSKYVQDIHPEDVYWCMADIGWITGHSYIVYGPLALAATSVMYEGVPTYPDAGRPWRIAERLDVNIFHTAPTTIRMLRKADPNKPSKYNYNFKHMTTVGEPIEPEVWKWYYHVVGKGKAVIVDTWWQTETGGFLCSTMPALHPMKPGSTGPGVPGIHVVIYDENGNEIMTGSNRAGNICIRNPWPGAFQTIWGNRKRYVAQYYEKYCKNKNSKDWIDWPYFTSDAGMQAKDGYYRILGRVDDVINVAGHRLGTKELESACLVVQEIAESAVVPLADEIKGRVPDIYVSLKLGYKPSRKIEDKVKKSIETIIGPIARPRNVYIVPDMPKTRSGKIMRRVLTSISNGLDIGDVTTLANPEIVEEIKNIVQE, from the coding sequence ATGATAAAAGAGGAATCTGTAGAAGTCAGTGAAGCACAGATTGCAGTTCATTGGCAAGAGGAAAGATATTATTATCCTTTAGCACAATTTATTGCCCAAGCAAATATGACTGATTCTTCAATCTTTGAAAGATTCAGTTTGGAGAATTTCCCTGAGTGTTTTAAGGAATATGCAGATTTACTAACCTGGTATAAATACTGGCATACAACACTTGATACTAGTAATGCTCCCTGCTGGGAATGGTTTGTTGGTGGTAAAATAAACGCCTGCTATAACTGTGTTGATAGACATTTGGCTAAATATAAGAATAAGGCTGCAATTATTTATGTACCAGAACCGGAGAACGAACCTTATGTGTTTTTAACTTATCAGGAACTCTATATTAGGGTTAATGAGCTTGCTGTACTTCTCAAGGATTTTGCAGGACTTAAAACTGGTGATAGAGTCACATTTCACATGCCAATGGTTCCCGAGCTCCCGATAACGATGCTTGCTTGTGCAAGACTTGGTATCATTCATTCTGAAGTATATGGAGGGTTTAGTGGTCAGGCATGTGGTGAAAGAATAGCAGATTCAGGAAGTCATGTCTTTATAACAATTGATGGGTACTACCGATCAGGTAAGCTGTTAGATCACAAAGAAAAAGCTGATATAGCTGTTAGAATAGCACAAGAGAAAGGTCAAGCTGTAGACAAAGTACTAGTTTGGAGACGTTATCCTGGGAAGTATGTTTCCAAGACACCAATGATAGAAGGTCGTGATTACTTTATGGATGAGGTGCTTAAGAATTATCACGGCAAAAAGGTGGAACCAGTTCATATGCCAGCTGAAGCTCCTCTCTTTCTCATGTATACTAGTGGGACGACAGGAAAACCTAAAGGATGTCAACATAGCACAGGTGGTTATTTAGCTTATGTAGCAGGTACGTCAAAATATGTTCAGGATATTCACCCAGAGGATGTTTACTGGTGCATGGCGGACATAGGTTGGATCACAGGTCATTCCTATATCGTTTATGGTCCATTGGCACTTGCTGCAACAAGTGTTATGTATGAAGGTGTACCCACCTACCCAGATGCTGGTCGTCCGTGGAGAATAGCTGAGCGGCTTGATGTAAATATATTCCACACTGCACCAACTACGATACGGATGTTAAGAAAAGCAGATCCTAATAAACCGAGTAAATATAATTATAACTTTAAGCATATGACAACAGTAGGAGAACCCATAGAACCAGAAGTGTGGAAATGGTATTACCATGTTGTAGGTAAGGGGAAGGCTGTTATTGTTGATACGTGGTGGCAGACAGAAACAGGAGGATTTCTTTGTAGCACAATGCCAGCACTTCATCCAATGAAACCTGGAAGTACAGGTCCAGGTGTACCAGGTATACATGTAGTAATATACGATGAGAATGGAAATGAAATTATGACAGGTTCCAATAGAGCAGGGAATATCTGTATAAGGAATCCTTGGCCAGGTGCATTTCAAACAATATGGGGTAATCGTAAGCGATATGTTGCACAATATTATGAGAAATACTGTAAAAATAAAAATAGTAAAGATTGGATTGACTGGCCGTATTTTACAAGTGATGCTGGTATGCAAGCTAAAGATGGATACTATCGAATATTAGGTAGGGTGGATGATGTTATTAATGTAGCTGGTCACCGATTAGGTACTAAGGAGTTAGAGTCTGCTTGTCTTGTTGTCCAAGAGATAGCAGAATCAGCTGTTGTACCTTTAGCAGATGAGATAAAAGGTCGAGTACCTGATATTTATGTATCTCTTAAGCTAGGTTACAAGCCTAGCAGAAAAATAGAGGATAAAGTTAAAAAGTCTATCGAGACAATT
- a CDS encoding zinc-ribbon domain-containing protein — MDKNAVKNPCPQCGSKIEKIQYLGGACYFCPDCQKLS; from the coding sequence ATGGATAAAAATGCTGTTAAAAATCCTTGTCCTCAATGTGGTAGTAAAATAGAAAAAATTCAGTATTTAGGTGGAGCCTGTTATTTCTGTCCAGACTGCCAAAAATTAAGTTAA
- a CDS encoding uracil-DNA glycosylase, giving the protein MKVCDYIKCKDIQCKDINADSYLVSYKRINPLNIQIFMITEAPPADEEDYFYAKDNPFYLKTTIQAFNDAGVYISTMQEILDLGIYITTAIKCGKIQYAISTNTIKNCTKILEKEVNLFPNIRVFLLMGDVAIKAMNYIWKKQVGKKIIPSGSTYKIRNQEYYYKEKRVFPSYTPTGKNYLIEKSKRRMIAEDIKEAMKLIQ; this is encoded by the coding sequence ATGAAAGTTTGTGATTATATAAAATGTAAGGATATCCAATGTAAAGATATAAATGCAGATAGTTATCTTGTTTCATATAAGAGAATTAATCCACTAAATATTCAAATATTCATGATAACAGAAGCACCTCCAGCTGATGAAGAAGACTATTTTTATGCAAAAGATAATCCTTTTTATCTTAAAACAACCATCCAAGCTTTTAATGATGCAGGTGTTTATATTTCTACTATGCAAGAAATTTTAGATTTAGGGATATATATAACAACTGCTATAAAATGTGGAAAGATACAATATGCGATTTCTACTAATACTATAAAAAATTGTACTAAAATTTTAGAAAAAGAAGTAAATTTATTTCCCAATATAAGGGTTTTTCTACTTATGGGTGATGTAGCTATTAAAGCTATGAATTATATTTGGAAAAAGCAAGTAGGGAAAAAAATTATTCCGAGTGGTTCTACATATAAGATAAGAAATCAAGAATATTATTATAAAGAAAAAAGAGTTTTTCCATCGTACACACCAACAGGGAAAAATTATTTAATTGAGAAATCAAAAAGAAGGATGATTGCAGAAGATATTAAAGAGGCAATGAAATTAATCCAATAA